Proteins found in one Amycolatopsis aidingensis genomic segment:
- the sigE gene encoding RNA polymerase sigma factor SigE codes for MEVPSLSMQKSPKSAELPADAAAVTQVGDKAEPTWTPPTWDEVVREHADRVYRLAYRLSGNVHDAEDLTQETFIRVFRSLASYKPGTFEGWLHRITTNLFLDMARRRSRVRMEGLPEDTDRIVGDDPSPEQVYSRTHLDPDLQAALDELPPEFRAAVVLCDVEGLSYEEIGATLGVKLGTVRSRIHRGRQALRVALERRKAPANAEIVPPLTYAEARV; via the coding sequence ATGGAGGTGCCTTCGCTGTCGATGCAGAAGAGTCCGAAGAGCGCTGAGCTGCCGGCGGATGCCGCCGCCGTGACCCAGGTCGGGGACAAGGCCGAGCCGACATGGACCCCGCCGACCTGGGACGAGGTCGTGCGCGAGCATGCCGACCGGGTCTACCGGCTCGCCTATCGCCTCAGCGGTAACGTCCACGACGCGGAGGACCTCACCCAGGAGACCTTCATCCGGGTGTTCCGTTCGCTGGCCTCCTACAAGCCGGGCACCTTCGAGGGCTGGCTGCACCGGATCACCACGAACCTGTTCCTGGACATGGCACGCCGCCGGTCGCGGGTGCGCATGGAGGGCCTGCCGGAGGACACCGACCGCATCGTCGGTGACGACCCCAGCCCGGAGCAGGTCTACTCCCGCACCCATCTGGACCCCGACCTGCAGGCCGCGCTGGACGAGCTCCCGCCGGAGTTCCGCGCCGCGGTCGTGCTCTGCGATGTGGAGGGGCTGTCCTACGAGGAGATCGGCGCCACGCTCGGGGTTAAGCTCGGCACTGTGCGCAGCAGAATCCACCGCGGCAGGCAGGCACTCCGGGTAGCGCTGGAACGCCGCAAGGCCCCGGCGAACGCCGAGATCGTGCCGCCGCTCACCTACGCGGAGGCCAGGGTATGA
- a CDS encoding trypsin-like peptidase domain-containing protein, protein MNQPNSNQEHPAARENRLGPRPVNRPPVDQAQAAVFGRPRGVRGSFDKLYSPERRNGNVEGLTSAPPPPESLVEAFRRPQGAEGVVLQRPQEGNGGGPAEEVEQPLWSRQGDPWRDPGAGAVLGGPAVPGEEDAERDTERPRGALLSLPEVLFGRRVKPTALALLGAVALLIGAVGGVVGWFLSSAGDSLTGELNIAEAQAGKERPAGSVADIAGRVAPAVVSIEVKSGQAGGVGSGVMIDPDGYVVTNNHVVSGATRDEQAEITAVFIDGTRARAEIVGTDPKTDLAVIKVNVPNPVVIEIGKSADLAAGDSVIAVGSPFGLENTVTEGIVSALNRPVTAPGENGDPPVTYDAIQTDAAINPGNSGGALVDATGALVGINSLIRTVGGGGQGSGGSIGLGFAIPVDQVVRISEALIRDGEVKHADLGVNAASVSANTSEGAQIRNVTAGGPAANAGIAEGDVITKVGDRPVRNAAELTVAVREHDIGDVVPVQLVRANRKLTVDVTLGSD, encoded by the coding sequence ATGAACCAGCCGAACTCGAACCAGGAACATCCCGCGGCGCGGGAGAACCGGCTCGGGCCGCGCCCGGTGAACCGTCCCCCGGTGGACCAGGCACAGGCGGCCGTCTTCGGCCGCCCACGGGGGGTACGGGGTTCCTTCGACAAGCTGTACTCACCGGAGCGCCGCAACGGCAACGTCGAGGGGCTGACCAGCGCTCCGCCGCCCCCGGAGTCGCTGGTCGAGGCGTTCCGCCGCCCGCAGGGTGCCGAGGGCGTCGTGCTGCAGCGGCCGCAGGAAGGCAACGGCGGCGGCCCGGCCGAGGAGGTAGAGCAACCGCTGTGGTCGCGCCAGGGGGACCCGTGGCGGGACCCCGGAGCGGGTGCCGTGCTCGGCGGCCCGGCCGTACCGGGCGAGGAGGATGCCGAGCGGGACACCGAGCGGCCCCGCGGGGCGCTGCTGAGCCTGCCCGAGGTGCTGTTCGGCCGCAGGGTGAAGCCCACCGCGCTGGCCCTGCTCGGCGCGGTCGCGTTGCTGATCGGCGCCGTCGGCGGCGTGGTCGGCTGGTTCCTCTCCAGTGCGGGCGACTCGCTGACCGGTGAGCTGAACATCGCCGAGGCGCAGGCAGGCAAGGAGCGGCCTGCCGGATCGGTGGCCGATATCGCGGGCCGGGTCGCCCCGGCCGTGGTGTCCATCGAGGTCAAGTCCGGGCAGGCCGGTGGGGTCGGCTCGGGGGTCATGATCGACCCGGATGGCTACGTCGTCACCAACAACCACGTGGTCTCCGGGGCCACCAGGGACGAGCAGGCCGAGATCACCGCGGTGTTCATCGACGGCACCCGTGCGCGGGCGGAGATCGTCGGCACCGACCCGAAGACCGACCTCGCGGTGATCAAGGTGAACGTGCCGAACCCGGTGGTCATCGAGATCGGTAAGTCCGCCGATCTGGCGGCCGGGGACTCGGTCATCGCCGTCGGTTCGCCGTTCGGCCTGGAGAACACGGTGACCGAGGGCATCGTCAGCGCGCTGAACCGGCCGGTGACCGCGCCGGGGGAGAACGGCGACCCGCCGGTGACCTACGACGCGATCCAGACCGACGCCGCGATCAACCCCGGCAACTCCGGTGGCGCGCTGGTGGACGCCACCGGGGCGCTGGTCGGGATCAACTCGCTGATCAGGACCGTCGGCGGGGGTGGTCAGGGTTCCGGTGGCAGCATCGGCCTCGGTTTCGCCATCCCGGTCGACCAGGTGGTCCGGATCAGTGAGGCACTGATCCGGGACGGCGAGGTCAAGCACGCCGACCTCGGGGTGAACGCGGCCTCGGTGTCGGCGAACACCTCGGAGGGCGCGCAGATCCGCAACGTGACCGCGGGCGGGCCCGCGGCGAACGCCGGGATCGCCGAGGGCGACGTGATCACCAAGGTCGGGGACCGGCCGGTGCGCAACGCGGCCGAGCTGACCGTCGCGGTGCGTGAGCACGACATCGGTGACGTGGTGCCGGTGCAGCTGGTGCGGGCGAACCGGAAGCTCACCGTGGACGTCACGCTCGGCAGTGACTGA
- a CDS encoding aminoglycoside phosphotransferase family protein gives MTELIVPPPFAAHIGAMAGDRGRAWVAALPGLAAQYHRAWSLTADGPTLHGYTALVQPVTRADGGEAMLKLGWQDEETRDEPVALAAWDGAGAVRLLASDPEHGVLLLERLDAGRTLDGEPIDRAVAVAGGLLRRLSVPAPPLRRSLRAEAARWAAELPTEWQRLGRPLPKELLDAAVAVCRERGPRAGSLLVNEDLHYQNVLRGSRQPWLVIDPKPIAGDPEFGVIPLLWNRMGETTLDERFAALVAAARLDPALARDWTLVRAVVNWLWAVEDEAEGDWLHTAVVRIAGWAGAR, from the coding sequence GTGACCGAGTTGATCGTTCCGCCGCCGTTCGCCGCGCACATCGGTGCCATGGCAGGCGATCGGGGCCGCGCCTGGGTGGCCGCGCTGCCCGGCCTCGCCGCGCAGTACCACCGGGCGTGGTCACTGACCGCCGACGGCCCCACGCTCCACGGCTACACCGCGCTCGTGCAACCGGTGACCAGGGCAGATGGCGGCGAGGCGATGCTCAAGCTCGGCTGGCAGGACGAGGAGACCAGGGACGAGCCGGTGGCACTGGCCGCCTGGGACGGCGCGGGCGCGGTGCGGCTGCTGGCAAGTGACCCCGAACACGGGGTCCTGCTGCTGGAGCGGCTGGACGCCGGGCGCACGCTGGACGGCGAGCCGATCGACAGGGCTGTGGCGGTGGCCGGCGGGTTGCTGCGCAGGCTGTCCGTGCCCGCCCCGCCGCTGCGCCGGAGCTTGCGCGCCGAGGCGGCCCGCTGGGCGGCCGAACTGCCAACGGAATGGCAGCGGCTGGGCAGGCCACTGCCGAAGGAACTGCTGGACGCCGCCGTGGCCGTCTGCCGCGAGCGCGGCCCGCGTGCCGGTTCGCTGCTGGTGAACGAGGACCTGCATTACCAGAACGTGCTGCGTGGCAGCAGGCAGCCATGGCTGGTGATCGATCCGAAGCCGATCGCGGGCGACCCGGAGTTCGGGGTGATCCCCTTGCTGTGGAACCGGATGGGCGAGACGACCCTGGACGAGCGGTTCGCCGCGCTGGTCGCCGCAGCCCGGCTCGACCCGGCGCTGGCCAGGGACTGGACCCTGGTGCGCGCGGTGGTGAACTGGCTGTGGGCGGTCGAGGACGAAGCGGAGGGCGACTGGCTGCACACCGCCGTCGTCCGGATCGCCGGGTGGGCCGGCGCACGCTGA
- a CDS encoding acyl-CoA dehydrogenase family protein translates to MARLAQTAGLTDVQKEILATVRAFVDKEVIPQAQELEHTDTYPAEIVEGMKEMGLFGITIPEEYGGLGESLLTYALVVEEIARGWMSVSGVINTHFIVAHMINRHGTPEQKQHFLPRMATGEVRGSFSMSEPDLGSDVAAIKTKARKDGDSYVIDGSKMWLTNGGTSNLIALLVRTEEGAEKAHQNLTTFLVEKPEGFGEVAPGLTIPGKIEKMGYKGVDTTEAVFDGYRTGADTVLGAAPGKGFSYMMDGIEVGRVNVAARACGIAIRAFELAVEYAQQRKTFGKPIAEHQAIAFKLAEMATKVEAAHLMMVNAARLKDAGERNDVEAGMAKLIASEYCAEVTQEAFRIHGGYGYSKEYEIERLMREAPFLLIGEGTSEIQKTIISRGLLREYKSRG, encoded by the coding sequence ATGGCCCGCCTCGCCCAGACCGCCGGCTTGACCGACGTGCAGAAGGAGATCCTGGCCACGGTCCGCGCCTTCGTGGACAAGGAGGTCATCCCGCAGGCGCAGGAGCTGGAGCACACCGACACGTACCCGGCGGAGATCGTCGAGGGTATGAAGGAGATGGGCCTCTTCGGTATCACCATCCCCGAGGAGTACGGCGGGCTCGGCGAGTCGCTGCTCACCTACGCGCTGGTGGTCGAGGAGATCGCCCGCGGCTGGATGAGCGTCTCCGGTGTGATCAACACGCATTTCATCGTGGCGCACATGATCAACCGGCACGGCACGCCGGAGCAGAAGCAGCACTTCCTGCCGCGCATGGCGACCGGCGAGGTGCGGGGGTCGTTCTCGATGTCGGAGCCCGACCTCGGCTCGGACGTCGCCGCGATCAAGACGAAGGCGCGCAAGGATGGCGACTCCTACGTCATCGACGGCTCGAAGATGTGGCTGACCAACGGTGGGACCTCGAACCTGATCGCGTTGCTGGTGCGTACCGAGGAAGGCGCGGAAAAGGCGCACCAGAACCTCACCACGTTCCTGGTGGAGAAGCCGGAGGGATTCGGTGAGGTCGCACCCGGCCTCACCATTCCGGGCAAAATCGAGAAAATGGGCTACAAAGGCGTGGACACCACCGAGGCGGTGTTCGACGGCTACCGCACCGGTGCGGACACGGTGCTGGGTGCCGCGCCGGGCAAGGGCTTCTCGTACATGATGGACGGAATCGAGGTCGGCAGGGTCAACGTGGCCGCCAGGGCGTGTGGAATCGCGATCCGGGCCTTCGAGCTCGCGGTGGAGTACGCCCAGCAGCGCAAGACCTTCGGCAAGCCGATCGCCGAGCACCAGGCGATCGCGTTCAAGCTGGCCGAGATGGCCACCAAGGTCGAGGCTGCGCACCTGATGATGGTCAACGCCGCGCGGCTGAAGGATGCCGGTGAGCGCAACGACGTCGAGGCCGGAATGGCCAAGCTGATCGCCAGCGAGTACTGCGCCGAGGTCACCCAGGAGGCGTTCCGCATCCACGGCGGCTACGGCTACTCCAAGGAGTACGAGATCGAGCGGCTGATGCGCGAGGCGCCGTTCCTGCTCATCGGCGAGGGCACCAGCGAGATCCAGAAGACCATCATCAGCCGCGGCCTGCTGCGCGAGTACAAATCCCGCGGCTGA
- a CDS encoding LamG domain-containing protein, translating to MSANWRLPDADLLGRLLPGTAKSRVVGGPALTGLGEFFMSRRAGARGWALRLLPVVALSAVWLTPMPAAAEPSVTKVGTHCPVHYLPLDEGFGNYTFDVAGGRLGTLHNGAELAEGRVGNAVSLDGVDDHVSTTGVDLRTDTSFSVAAWVYLEEKPGQQTAVSLDGDRTSKFRLGQVMDGQHRLGSWVFEMPESDTDGALFTEKAVSTWESETETWIHLTGVYDASADRLWLYVNGSRTGDGTVQNTWNADGGLQIGRGKADGAAGEFWPGKVDDVRLYDRILSDEDVVDLYQSYPDAAGTITASS from the coding sequence GTGTCCGCCAACTGGCGGCTGCCCGATGCCGATCTTCTCGGGAGACTCCTGCCCGGAACAGCAAAGTCGCGTGTTGTCGGGGGACCCGCGCTGACCGGGTTAGGGGAGTTCTTCATGTCGCGTCGAGCAGGGGCTCGTGGTTGGGCGCTGCGATTGTTGCCGGTGGTCGCGTTGAGTGCCGTCTGGCTCACACCGATGCCCGCCGCAGCGGAACCGTCGGTGACCAAGGTCGGCACGCACTGCCCTGTGCACTACCTCCCGCTGGACGAGGGCTTCGGCAACTACACCTTCGACGTGGCCGGCGGCCGGCTCGGGACGCTGCACAACGGGGCTGAGCTCGCCGAAGGGCGCGTGGGTAACGCCGTGTCGCTCGACGGGGTGGACGACCATGTATCGACCACCGGAGTCGACCTGCGCACCGACACGAGTTTCAGCGTCGCCGCCTGGGTCTACCTCGAGGAGAAGCCCGGCCAGCAGACCGCCGTCAGTCTGGATGGTGACCGCACCAGCAAGTTCCGGCTCGGTCAGGTGATGGACGGGCAGCACCGGCTCGGTTCGTGGGTGTTCGAGATGCCCGAGTCGGACACCGACGGCGCACTTTTTACCGAGAAGGCTGTGTCTACCTGGGAATCCGAGACAGAGACGTGGATCCATCTCACCGGGGTGTATGACGCATCGGCGGACCGCTTGTGGCTTTACGTCAATGGGAGCCGAACCGGCGATGGCACGGTGCAGAACACCTGGAACGCGGATGGTGGCTTGCAGATCGGCCGGGGTAAGGCCGATGGCGCCGCCGGTGAGTTCTGGCCCGGCAAGGTCGATGACGTCCGCCTGTACGACCGGATCCTGTCAGACGAAGATGTCGTGGACCTGTATCAGTCGTATCCGGATGCCGCTGGGACGATCACCGCATCCTCTTAG
- a CDS encoding O-methyltransferase: MTSETHITGSADLGDYIEGYLPEDEVLGSARAQAEDLGCVPLSRAGGAALRFLAAASRARAVVEVGTGTGVSGLYLLRGMAEDGVLTSIDIEPEYHRAARQNFLAAGYQPGRTRLIMGRALDVLPRLTTGGYDLVFIDATMPEYPGYCELGVQLLRPGGVIVFQGVLAEGRVTDPARRDTEAVALRGLTRAVREDERLMPALLPVGAGLLVAAHTTT, translated from the coding sequence GTGACCTCCGAGACGCACATCACCGGTTCGGCGGATCTGGGTGACTACATCGAGGGTTACCTGCCCGAGGACGAGGTCCTGGGCTCCGCCCGCGCCCAGGCCGAGGACCTCGGCTGCGTCCCGCTCAGCCGCGCGGGCGGCGCCGCCCTGCGCTTCCTCGCCGCCGCCTCGCGGGCGCGGGCGGTGGTGGAGGTCGGCACCGGCACCGGGGTGAGCGGGCTCTACCTGCTGCGCGGCATGGCCGAGGACGGCGTGCTCACCTCGATCGACATCGAGCCGGAGTACCACCGGGCCGCGCGGCAGAACTTCCTTGCCGCCGGCTACCAGCCCGGCCGCACCCGGCTGATCATGGGCAGGGCACTGGACGTGCTGCCCCGGCTCACCACCGGTGGCTACGACCTGGTGTTCATCGACGCCACCATGCCCGAGTACCCGGGCTACTGCGAGCTCGGCGTGCAGCTGCTGCGGCCGGGCGGGGTCATCGTGTTCCAGGGTGTACTGGCGGAGGGCAGGGTGACCGACCCGGCGCGGCGGGACACGGAGGCGGTCGCGCTGCGCGGCCTCACCCGTGCGGTGCGTGAGGATGAGCGGCTGATGCCCGCGCTGCTTCCGGTGGGCGCCGGGCTGCTGGTGGCCGCGCATACGACCACCTGA
- a CDS encoding Mrp/NBP35 family ATP-binding protein has translation MTSTQQLPSVDDVHNALKDVIDPEIKKPITELGMVKDVTVGEDGVVNVAIYLTIAGCPLKDTITKDTTAAVERLDGVREVKVELDVMSDEQRTELRKSLRGDSAEPVIPFAQPGSLTRVYCVASGKGGVGKSSVTVNLAVAMAERGLSVGVVDADIYGHSVPRMLGAREKPTKVEKMIMPPQAHGVKVISIGMFTPGNTPVVWRGPMLHRALQQFLADVFWGDLDILLLDLPPGTGDIAISVAQLIPNAELLVVTTPQQAAAEVAERAGAIALQTRQRIAGVIENMSWLETPDGSRMEIFGSGGGQTVADSLSKSTGAEVPLLGQVPLDPRLREQGDAGTPLVLSEPEAPASEVLRTASSKLSTRARGLAGRMLNVTPT, from the coding sequence GTGACCAGCACGCAGCAGCTTCCCAGTGTCGACGACGTCCACAACGCGCTGAAGGACGTCATCGACCCGGAGATCAAGAAGCCGATCACCGAACTTGGCATGGTCAAGGACGTCACGGTCGGCGAGGACGGCGTGGTCAACGTCGCGATCTACCTCACGATCGCGGGCTGCCCGCTGAAGGACACCATCACCAAGGACACCACCGCCGCGGTCGAGCGGCTCGACGGCGTCCGCGAGGTCAAGGTCGAGCTGGACGTGATGAGTGACGAGCAGCGCACGGAGCTGCGCAAGTCGCTCCGCGGCGACTCCGCCGAACCGGTGATCCCCTTCGCCCAGCCCGGCTCGCTGACCAGGGTGTACTGCGTGGCCTCCGGCAAGGGCGGGGTCGGCAAGTCCAGTGTGACGGTGAACCTCGCCGTGGCCATGGCGGAGCGTGGGCTCTCGGTCGGCGTGGTGGACGCGGACATCTACGGCCACTCGGTGCCGCGGATGCTCGGCGCGCGGGAGAAGCCGACCAAGGTGGAGAAGATGATCATGCCGCCGCAGGCGCACGGCGTGAAGGTCATCTCGATCGGGATGTTCACCCCTGGCAACACCCCGGTGGTGTGGCGGGGGCCGATGTTGCACCGCGCGCTGCAGCAGTTCCTTGCCGACGTGTTCTGGGGTGACCTCGACATCCTGCTGCTGGACCTGCCGCCGGGTACCGGGGATATCGCGATCTCGGTGGCCCAGCTCATCCCGAACGCCGAACTGCTGGTGGTCACCACGCCACAGCAGGCCGCGGCCGAGGTGGCCGAGCGGGCGGGCGCGATCGCCCTGCAGACCCGGCAGCGAATCGCCGGTGTGATCGAGAACATGTCCTGGCTGGAGACCCCGGACGGCTCGCGGATGGAGATCTTCGGCTCCGGGGGCGGGCAGACGGTTGCCGACTCGCTGTCCAAGTCCACCGGTGCCGAGGTGCCGCTGCTCGGTCAGGTTCCGCTGGACCCGCGGCTGCGCGAGCAGGGCGACGCCGGTACCCCGCTGGTGCTGTCCGAGCCGGAGGCCCCGGCCTCGGAGGTGCTGCGCACCGCGTCCTCGAAGCTTTCCACCCGGGCCCGCGGCCTCGCAGGCCGCATGCTGAACGTCACCCCAACCTGA
- a CDS encoding anti-sigma factor family protein: MSEARGWGLPESHLLPDAVVAFVDRELSLGAHERAAAHVARCPGCAAEVTAQRQARAAVKGAEAPRMSAGFLASLRSIPEHTEVSSTPDNLAITEDGQLVAIQRPDRVAGLRSPGSSGSPAGVESAPLGSTAPLGSTAPLGNSPNVLGNGARLNVSKRRAAQGAGVVVSGLVLSALALVATSGGEETGGGPGVPPRDVLRAQFGVQGPPRQAPTTTTTTPPAASGTEDAGREVPVPVGAHQP; this comes from the coding sequence ATGAGCGAAGCACGGGGATGGGGACTCCCCGAATCGCACCTGCTACCGGATGCCGTGGTCGCGTTCGTCGACCGGGAGCTTTCCCTCGGCGCGCACGAACGGGCGGCGGCGCATGTCGCCCGCTGTCCGGGGTGCGCCGCCGAGGTCACCGCGCAGCGGCAGGCCCGCGCCGCGGTGAAAGGCGCCGAGGCACCGAGGATGTCGGCGGGTTTCCTGGCGAGCCTGCGGTCCATACCCGAGCACACCGAGGTCTCCAGCACGCCGGACAACCTGGCGATCACCGAGGATGGTCAGCTGGTCGCGATCCAGCGCCCGGACCGGGTCGCCGGTCTGCGTTCCCCGGGCTCGTCCGGTTCTCCGGCCGGCGTGGAGTCCGCCCCGCTCGGCAGCACCGCCCCGCTCGGCAGCACCGCCCCGCTCGGTAACTCGCCGAATGTACTCGGTAACGGTGCCCGGCTGAACGTCTCGAAACGCCGCGCCGCGCAGGGCGCGGGTGTGGTGGTGTCCGGGCTGGTACTGAGCGCGCTCGCGCTGGTGGCCACCTCCGGCGGGGAGGAGACCGGCGGGGGCCCCGGGGTGCCGCCGCGGGACGTACTGCGCGCGCAGTTCGGGGTGCAGGGGCCGCCGAGGCAGGCCCCGACCACCACGACCACAACGCCCCCGGCGGCGTCCGGCACCGAGGACGCGGGCCGGGAGGTCCCCGTTCCGGTGGGCGCGCACCAGCCCTGA
- the tatB gene encoding Sec-independent protein translocase protein TatB yields MFESVGWGEILVLIVAGLFILGPERLPDAAAWLGKSVRKVRDFATGARQQLRDEMGPEYEEFRQPIEDLRELRSFDPKRVVTQHLFDGDPDPLGMNNINGNGGDYYKPNGYPGATKPAEPLKPGEKPPVDPDAT; encoded by the coding sequence GTGTTCGAGAGCGTTGGGTGGGGCGAGATCCTCGTGCTCATCGTCGCCGGGCTGTTCATCCTCGGTCCCGAGCGGCTGCCCGATGCGGCGGCCTGGCTCGGCAAGAGCGTCCGTAAGGTGCGCGACTTCGCCACCGGGGCGCGGCAGCAGCTGCGCGACGAGATGGGCCCGGAGTACGAGGAGTTCCGCCAGCCCATCGAGGACCTGCGCGAGCTGCGCAGCTTCGACCCCAAGCGGGTGGTCACCCAGCATCTGTTCGACGGCGACCCCGACCCGCTCGGGATGAACAACATCAACGGTAACGGCGGGGACTACTACAAGCCCAACGGTTATCCCGGGGCCACCAAGCCCGCCGAACCGCTCAAGCCCGGCGAGAAGCCCCCCGTCGACCCCGACGCCACCTGA